GAAAGGAGGGCCTGAAAATCAAAAATATTTTGCCAAAAGCCGAGCGTATGCTCGATGGGTTTGAGCCGAGGTTAAAAAGAGTTATTAAAAAACACGGCCCCGTTTTTATTTTTGAAAGCGCGCATGCCGGACATTTGTTAAAAACAAAAAACGGATTCAGATTTTTCAACTGGGAGCAGGTGAGTTTCGGCGACCCGTCGTATTCGCTCGCTGTATTTTTGGCTTCAATTCAGAAAAAGACGTACTTTGAAAGGGTGAAAGAAAAAATGATAAAAATATATTTGAAAGAAAATTATGTTCCGGAATTTAAAAGACTTGTTGAGCAGCGCCTGAAAGAGCGCGAGGTCTCAAATATGATTTGGAGAATCTGGATAAAAACTCAAAGAGAATAAGAAATATTATGGGAAATGATAACAAAAACCCGCCGAAGCGCGCTGAAATAAAATATGAAATATAACAAATTAGTGCGAGACAAAATACCTGAATATATTCGTAAGAAGGGCGGAAGCCCGATAACGCATATCGCGGATGAGGCAGAGTATTGGCAGAAGTTGAAAGAGAAACTGCTTGAGGAGATAGAAGAGTTCAAAAATAACGAGAGTATAAAAGAATTCGCCGATT
The genomic region above belongs to Candidatus Niyogibacteria bacterium and contains:
- a CDS encoding nucleoside triphosphate pyrophosphohydrolase; this encodes MKYNKLVRDKIPEYIRKKGGSPITHIADEAEYWQKLKEKLLEEIEEFKNNESIKEFADLLEVIDAIADYKKFDRNEVKKVRDEKASGRGKFKDKIILDES